From Segatella copri, the proteins below share one genomic window:
- a CDS encoding helix-turn-helix domain-containing protein, producing the protein MGKILSYKLLGTALKSLSDACFKADEQQKNGEKVTACGMSDDDLDRLCDIIPDMLNPMLSTEEVKEKLHVSDATLNRMVARGDIPNGECKKRGHTRYWKKWDILHFIKSKRKS; encoded by the coding sequence ATGGGAAAGATATTAAGTTATAAATTGCTAGGTACAGCTTTGAAGTCATTGAGCGATGCTTGCTTTAAGGCTGATGAGCAGCAGAAGAACGGCGAGAAGGTCACCGCATGCGGAATGAGCGATGATGATTTGGATAGATTGTGTGACATCATTCCAGATATGCTCAATCCTATGTTGAGCACAGAGGAAGTCAAGGAGAAACTTCACGTTTCTGATGCCACACTCAATCGAATGGTTGCTAGGGGCGATATTCCCAATGGCGAGTGCAAGAAGCGTGGGCATACCCGATATTGGAAGAAGTGGGATATTCTGCACTTTATTAAGAGCAAGAGAAAATCATAA